From Blattabacterium cuenoti:
GTTTAATTCTGTTGTTATTACAGAACTTATATCATAAACATCCTTATATGTAATATGTCTTTCATCAGGACGTGGATGTATAGTTACTCCTTGACATCCAAATTTTTGAACATCTATTGCTACCTGCAAAACATTAGGTATATTCCCCCCTCTTGCATTTCTTAATGTAGCTATCTTATTTAAATTAACACTTAATCTTACCATTGTTTCAAAACTTCTTTTTTAGTTACTTGTGTTACTTCTAAACCAAATTCTTTAGATGCTGTTAATAAATGATCGAAAACGCTAGCCTGTATCTGTTCGTATTTAATAGATTCAGAAGTATTCGTGAAACAATATAATTCTATGGGTAGACCATAAGGAGTAGGTTCTAAATGTCGTACCATCAAAGTTTCTGATTGTGATATTTTTGGATGTTGATACAAGTATTCCAATGCATATTGACGAAAAAGTCCAATGTTTGTTAATCTTCTTCCATTAATATTTACACTAACATCAATATTTTTTTCCTTATTGAAAATATCTATTTCTTTTTGTTTTTGTTCTATATAATTTTTGATTAGATAAACATGTTGAAACTTCTTCAAATTATCTGAATTACAAAAATGAAAAGATTGTATATTAAATAAAATAGATCTTTTAATTCTACGTATGTTTTTTTGACGCATAAATTCAAAATTAATAACAGCTGTAGAAATTAAATCATAAGTAGGGACACTAGTAATAGTTTTATCAAAATTTTCTATTTTTGCGGAAGTTAAATTGATCTCAATAACTGTCCCTTCTATACTATATTTAGGAATTCTAATCCAGTCTCCTACTTTGATCATTTTTGTGGATGCCATTTGAACTCCTGAAACAAATCCAAGGATTGTATCTCTAAATACCAGTATCACAAAAGCTGTTATAGCACCTAAACTGGTTAAAATTGTAATAAGATCATTTTTTGTGAGAATCGCAATGATAACTAGAATACAAAATATGATAGATACTATTTTCAGTAGTTGTGAAAAAGAACGAACTGCTATTGTTTGATGATTATTTTCACTTGTAGCTATTCTCATGATAGAATTCACTACTCGAATTAAAAATTGTAAAACAATTAAAACAAATAATATATCAAATATTTTTTTTAAATAAATGATAATTGTATGATAATTTTTGAAAAATGGTTCAATTAATATTAAGCCAATAGATAGTGGAAAAAAATGGGCGAGACTATCAAAAACTTTGTTTTCATATAAAATGTTATCCCAAACAAAATGAGTCGAACTTACTATTCTTCTTCCTATAAAACGAACCCCTCTATTAAAAATAAATTC
This genomic window contains:
- a CDS encoding mechanosensitive ion channel family protein, producing MCYKSNFIEKVGTIIFQIQGIYEIVHNLDLKKWGTITLVIIGKMLFFTIFLVVLEFIFNRGVRFIGRRIVSSTHFVWDNILYENKVFDSLAHFFPLSIGLILIEPFFKNYHTIIIYLKKIFDILFVLIVLQFLIRVVNSIMRIATSENNHQTIAVRSFSQLLKIVSIIFCILVIIAILTKNDLITILTSLGAITAFVILVFRDTILGFVSGVQMASTKMIKVGDWIRIPKYSIEGTVIEINLTSAKIENFDKTITSVPTYDLISTAVINFEFMRQKNIRRIKRSILFNIQSFHFCNSDNLKKFQHVYLIKNYIEQKQKEIDIFNKEKNIDVSVNINGRRLTNIGLFRQYALEYLYQHPKISQSETLMVRHLEPTPYGLPIELYCFTNTSESIKYEQIQASVFDHLLTASKEFGLEVTQVTKKEVLKQW